A window from Spirochaetota bacterium encodes these proteins:
- a CDS encoding PAS domain S-box protein: MNFGFPLISGIMVVTACCALMLAVYSLRRRHISSIGVPLGLYMIAICEWAMTAALELLTADAAMKVMFVKLAYIGIASVPVLWLLVALEYNRSVKWIADRRMLLLWVVPVASVSMAATNEWHWLFWSVITPVMATAGIYSNGPLLIYGHGIAFWIFFAYSYAVLFAATFILIRSAFRSPELYRSQSVLMVIAMALLWIGNLFYVAEIVPIPGLDTTPIAFTLTGALLALGILRYRLLDIVPVACDVLIRNMGDGVIVLDGNNHIAEMNPASCGLFGVELRSVVGHDLQAVVSSRIEPGLLFPGGQMNGGQKEIHVTGDATAVYDVRSSPLCDERGRSIGRLVVFHDITELKRREDEIRGLNQSLEERVRMRTHLLEREMTEHKQAQEALRKSEEKYRLLLENISDVVFSTDTTGRFTYISPVIEQIAGYRPEEVVGKHFSFFVDQSDIHMMMTDVARIFSGESMAPREFRAVDKNGEVHYVRTSGRLAIEDGQIVGITGLMIDVTERHRIEEERRRLEAQLQHTQKLESLGVLAGGIAHDFNNILTGILGNADLAIMKIGEDSPVWDNLKEIQKGSFSAAELCRQMLAYSGKGRFELSSIDLREMVKEITQLLEVSISKKIAVRFEFPDMMPMINGDAAQVRQIIMNLVINASEAIGDETGAIMITIGSAHLNRVDLKETYLDDNLPEGEYAFIDVIDTGIGMDRGTIARIFEPFFTTKFTGRGLGLAAVLGIVRGHRGAVRITSEPGKGTSFRVFFPVSRDGDGHELMRRSTSGSWRGIGTILMVDDEESVLSVGKRMLELLGFSVLTAVNGIEAIAVFRENIESIVCVILDLTMPMMNGVETFKELNRIKPGVRVIISSGYSEYEISERFAGNNRVSGFVQKPYHFEDFAAKLRDVIG; encoded by the coding sequence ATGAATTTCGGATTTCCCTTGATCAGCGGCATCATGGTGGTGACCGCCTGTTGCGCCCTCATGCTGGCGGTCTATTCTCTGAGACGCCGCCATATTTCCAGTATCGGCGTTCCCCTGGGCCTGTATATGATCGCCATTTGCGAATGGGCCATGACCGCCGCCCTCGAACTGCTGACAGCCGACGCGGCCATGAAGGTCATGTTTGTCAAGCTTGCCTATATAGGGATCGCCAGTGTTCCAGTCCTCTGGCTCCTGGTGGCGCTTGAGTATAACCGCTCCGTTAAGTGGATAGCCGATCGGCGCATGCTTCTCCTCTGGGTGGTCCCTGTCGCAAGCGTGTCCATGGCGGCCACGAATGAGTGGCACTGGCTTTTCTGGAGCGTGATTACACCCGTCATGGCAACCGCGGGAATTTACAGCAATGGTCCGCTTCTCATCTATGGGCACGGGATCGCATTCTGGATATTTTTCGCCTACAGCTACGCCGTCCTTTTTGCCGCGACTTTCATCCTCATCCGGAGCGCGTTCCGTTCTCCGGAACTGTACCGGTCTCAGTCGGTGCTCATGGTTATCGCCATGGCGCTGCTGTGGATCGGCAATTTATTTTACGTGGCCGAGATTGTGCCGATTCCTGGCCTGGATACGACACCGATCGCCTTCACTCTTACCGGAGCGCTTTTGGCACTGGGCATCCTGAGGTACCGTCTCCTGGACATCGTGCCGGTGGCCTGTGACGTGCTGATACGGAACATGGGCGATGGCGTTATTGTCCTTGATGGGAATAATCACATCGCGGAAATGAACCCTGCCTCCTGCGGGCTTTTCGGCGTTGAACTGCGCTCGGTTGTCGGCCATGACCTCCAGGCGGTGGTTTCGTCGCGCATTGAGCCGGGCCTTCTTTTTCCCGGCGGGCAGATGAACGGCGGTCAGAAGGAAATCCATGTCACCGGTGATGCCACGGCCGTATACGATGTGCGGAGCTCGCCGCTTTGCGATGAGCGCGGACGTTCCATCGGAAGGCTCGTCGTGTTTCATGATATCACCGAGCTGAAGCGTAGGGAGGATGAAATACGGGGATTGAACCAGTCGCTGGAGGAGCGTGTGCGCATGCGTACGCATCTCCTCGAGCGGGAGATGACCGAGCACAAGCAGGCCCAGGAGGCCCTCCGGAAGAGCGAGGAAAAATACCGCCTCCTCCTTGAGAACATATCGGACGTGGTGTTCAGCACCGATACGACCGGCCGCTTCACCTATATCAGCCCGGTCATCGAGCAGATCGCGGGATACAGGCCCGAAGAGGTGGTGGGCAAGCACTTCAGTTTTTTTGTCGACCAGAGCGACATACATATGATGATGACGGATGTTGCGAGGATCTTCTCCGGCGAGTCGATGGCGCCGCGGGAGTTCCGCGCCGTTGACAAGAACGGGGAAGTCCACTACGTGCGCACGTCGGGAAGGCTGGCCATAGAGGACGGCCAGATCGTCGGCATTACGGGCCTCATGATCGACGTCACGGAGCGTCACCGCATCGAGGAAGAGCGCCGCCGCCTTGAGGCGCAGCTGCAGCACACCCAGAAGCTCGAAAGCCTCGGCGTTCTGGCCGGCGGCATCGCCCATGACTTCAACAACATCCTCACGGGGATCCTCGGCAACGCCGACCTGGCGATCATGAAGATTGGGGAGGATTCGCCGGTCTGGGACAACCTGAAGGAGATACAGAAGGGTTCCTTCAGCGCCGCCGAGCTGTGCAGGCAGATGCTCGCCTATTCGGGTAAGGGGCGTTTCGAGCTTTCGTCGATCGATCTCCGCGAGATGGTGAAGGAGATCACCCAGCTCCTGGAGGTTTCCATATCCAAGAAGATAGCCGTCCGCTTCGAGTTCCCCGACATGATGCCCATGATCAACGGCGACGCGGCGCAGGTGCGGCAGATCATCATGAACCTTGTCATTAACGCGTCCGAGGCTATTGGCGATGAAACGGGCGCCATCATGATCACGATCGGCTCGGCGCACCTGAACAGGGTCGATTTAAAAGAGACCTACCTCGACGATAACCTTCCCGAGGGGGAGTACGCGTTTATAGACGTGATCGATACCGGCATCGGCATGGACCGCGGGACCATAGCCAGGATATTCGAGCCATTTTTCACCACGAAGTTCACCGGCCGCGGTCTCGGCCTTGCCGCCGTTCTGGGGATCGTCCGGGGCCACCGCGGCGCGGTCAGGATCACCAGCGAGCCGGGCAAGGGAACTTCCTTCAGGGTGTTCTTTCCCGTATCGCGAGACGGCGACGGTCATGAGCTGATGCGGCGTTCAACGTCCGGCTCGTGGCGGGGGATCGGCACCATCCTCATGGTCGATGACGAGGAATCGGTTCTTTCCGTGGGCAAGCGCATGCTGGAGCTCCTCGGTTTCTCGGTGCTGACCGCCGTCAACGGCATCGAGGCGATCGCGGTGTTCAGGGAGAACATCGAATCCATCGTGTGCGTCATCCTCGACCTCACGATGCCGATGATGAACGGCGTAGAGACCTTCAAGGAGCTGAACCGTATCAAGCCCGGCGTCAGGGTTATCATTTCCAGCGGGTACAGCGAATACGAGATATCGGAGCGCTTTGCCGGTAACAACAGGGTATCCGGTTTCGTCCAGAAGCCGTACCACTTCGAGGATTTTGCCGCCAAGCTCCGGGACGTCATAGGGTAG
- a CDS encoding LysE family transporter, producing the protein MDLLYAKFLAGAALISLSGVMAPGPLAAVTVGKGSESPHAGIFIALGHGMVELPLMAAVLFGFGYVFTLPGVKPAVGFAGGIVLLFMAAGMLRSLRGGELTAARDGRSPLASGVILTAANPYFLIWWATVGASMVVESAGFGAAGVAVFMAMHWLCDFGWSWALSALSFRGGAFFGDRFQKGVCAVSGVVLAFFGLKFIYEAITILL; encoded by the coding sequence ATGGACCTGTTATATGCGAAATTTTTGGCTGGCGCAGCTCTCATTTCCCTTTCCGGCGTGATGGCGCCGGGGCCCCTGGCGGCTGTCACGGTGGGTAAGGGGAGCGAGTCGCCCCATGCGGGCATCTTCATCGCCCTGGGCCACGGCATGGTCGAATTACCCCTCATGGCCGCGGTGCTGTTCGGGTTCGGGTACGTCTTCACCCTTCCCGGTGTGAAGCCCGCAGTCGGATTCGCCGGCGGCATCGTGCTTCTTTTTATGGCCGCGGGAATGCTCCGGAGCCTCCGCGGCGGGGAGCTGACAGCGGCGCGGGACGGGCGGTCGCCCCTTGCCTCGGGTGTTATACTCACCGCGGCCAATCCCTATTTCCTCATCTGGTGGGCCACGGTGGGGGCGTCCATGGTCGTGGAATCGGCCGGTTTCGGCGCAGCCGGCGTTGCCGTCTTCATGGCTATGCATTGGCTCTGCGATTTCGGCTGGAGTTGGGCCCTTTCAGCACTGTCCTTCCGCGGCGGCGCGTTCTTCGGCGACAGGTTCCAGAAGGGCGTCTGCGCGGTAAGCGGCGTGGTTCTCGCCTTTTTCGGCCTTAAATTCATCTACGAAGCGATAACAATACTCCTCTGA
- a CDS encoding AraC family transcriptional regulator, translated as MLAIDLIIIFACGLSLVMALGLIVRPLDFRNMVLAAILPLMGFITFSLYLLHSQKIYDYPILFFFQVPVVLCMGPLLFFYLESLTGDKDRLQRRDILHFIPLLVVGLYLISYFLYSPNMQREIVYELLNQDKHIMLRVIFTGSVLSPIIYIAAPMMRIVHQLKKGNPAEQRTVFLFSFLVIWVITGIIGLGGTIALSLPALKIINLLVSLVIFCFYLMGQRYPYLLQYGTVHVSNESYSKSYLNGLDLDSLGKQLNAMMIKEKLYCDEDLTLPRLSQALGVTQHQLSQFLNQHYNKNFNSYINGFRIEDAKKLLVDEADRNTLSIALAVGFNSYSAFHSAFRKTTGISPAEYRKKNV; from the coding sequence ATGTTAGCCATAGATTTAATCATTATTTTCGCCTGCGGACTTTCCCTGGTGATGGCCCTTGGTCTCATCGTCCGGCCCCTTGATTTCAGGAACATGGTCCTGGCCGCCATCCTGCCCCTCATGGGCTTTATTACCTTTTCCCTGTACCTGCTCCATTCGCAGAAGATCTACGATTATCCGATACTCTTTTTTTTCCAGGTGCCCGTGGTTCTCTGCATGGGGCCCCTTCTCTTCTTTTATCTGGAGAGTCTTACCGGCGACAAGGACAGGCTCCAGAGGAGGGATATCCTTCATTTTATACCCCTCCTGGTGGTGGGGCTCTATCTCATATCCTATTTCCTCTATTCTCCCAACATGCAGCGGGAGATCGTGTACGAGCTGCTCAACCAGGACAAGCATATCATGCTGAGGGTGATATTTACCGGAAGCGTCCTTTCCCCCATCATATATATAGCTGCGCCCATGATGCGTATTGTCCACCAGCTGAAAAAAGGGAATCCCGCGGAACAGAGGACCGTGTTTCTCTTTTCGTTCCTTGTCATATGGGTCATAACCGGCATCATCGGCCTCGGGGGAACCATCGCCCTGTCGCTGCCGGCCTTGAAAATCATAAACCTGCTGGTGAGTCTGGTCATTTTCTGCTTTTACCTGATGGGGCAGAGGTATCCCTACCTGCTCCAGTACGGCACGGTTCATGTCAGCAACGAATCGTACTCGAAATCATACCTGAACGGCCTGGACCTGGACAGCCTCGGCAAGCAGCTCAACGCCATGATGATAAAGGAAAAGCTCTACTGCGACGAGGATCTCACGCTGCCAAGGCTCAGCCAGGCCCTGGGAGTCACCCAGCACCAGCTTTCGCAGTTTTTGAACCAGCATTATAATAAGAATTTCAACAGCTATATCAATGGTTTCCGCATTGAGGATGCGAAAAAGCTCCTTGTCGATGAGGCAGACCGGAATACTCTTTCCATAGCTCTGGCGGTGGGATTTAATTCATATTCCGCCTTTCACTCGGCTTTCCGCAAGACCACGGGCATATCTCCAGCTGAATATAGAAAGAAAAATGTGTAA